A single genomic interval of Musa acuminata AAA Group cultivar baxijiao chromosome BXJ3-4, Cavendish_Baxijiao_AAA, whole genome shotgun sequence harbors:
- the LOC135637286 gene encoding uncharacterized protein LOC135637286 isoform X3 produces MVEEEEEVEVFDEGVRDGVEEGIGNLGEIAEPEDERRAEEGVDEMPGIRVTSPVDGAKRPGVIFVLEKACLEVGKVGKNFQILNSDDHANYLRKQNRNPADYRPDIIHQFQNTL; encoded by the exons atggtggaggaggaggaggaggttgagGTCTTCGACGAGGGAGTACGCGATGGGGTTGAAGAAGGGATCGGAAACTTAGGGGAGATTGCGGAGCCCGAGGACGAGAGGAGGGCGGAGGAGGGGGTGGACGAGATGCCAGGGATCCGGGTCACCTCGCCAGTCGACGGAGCGAAGCGGCCGGGAGTCATATTCGTTCTCGAGAAGGCGTGTTTGGAGGTTGGCAAAGTCGGGAAG AATTTTCAGATCCTGAACTCAGATGACCATGCAAATTATCTAAGGAAGCAAAATCGAAATCCTGCCGATTATAGGCCTGACATCATTCATCAG TTTCAGAATACCCTCTGA
- the LOC135637286 gene encoding uncharacterized protein LOC135637286 isoform X1, whose protein sequence is MVEEEEEVEVFDEGVRDGVEEGIGNLGEIAEPEDERRAEEGVDEMPGIRVTSPVDGAKRPGVIFVLEKACLEVGKVGKNFQILNSDDHANYLRKQNRNPADYRPDIIHQTCSSDYSMNPIVTKIKYNCCREAGETCVS, encoded by the exons atggtggaggaggaggaggaggttgagGTCTTCGACGAGGGAGTACGCGATGGGGTTGAAGAAGGGATCGGAAACTTAGGGGAGATTGCGGAGCCCGAGGACGAGAGGAGGGCGGAGGAGGGGGTGGACGAGATGCCAGGGATCCGGGTCACCTCGCCAGTCGACGGAGCGAAGCGGCCGGGAGTCATATTCGTTCTCGAGAAGGCGTGTTTGGAGGTTGGCAAAGTCGGGAAG AATTTTCAGATCCTGAACTCAGATGACCATGCAAATTATCTAAGGAAGCAAAATCGAAATCCTGCCGATTATAGGCCTGACATCATTCATCAG ACGTGCTCCTCCGATTACTCCATGAA CCCAATTGTTACAAAAATCAAGTATAATTGCTGTCGGGAAGCTGGAGAAACTTGTGTGTCATAA
- the LOC135637286 gene encoding uncharacterized protein LOC135637286 isoform X2, protein MVEEEEEVEVFDEGVRDGVEEGIGNLGEIAEPEDERRAEEGVDEMPGIRVTSPVDGAKRPGVIFVLEKACLEVGKVGKNFQILNSDDHANYLRKQNRNPADYRPDIIHQTCSSDYSMKLNCQLEDDVRHFSRYLIAP, encoded by the exons atggtggaggaggaggaggaggttgagGTCTTCGACGAGGGAGTACGCGATGGGGTTGAAGAAGGGATCGGAAACTTAGGGGAGATTGCGGAGCCCGAGGACGAGAGGAGGGCGGAGGAGGGGGTGGACGAGATGCCAGGGATCCGGGTCACCTCGCCAGTCGACGGAGCGAAGCGGCCGGGAGTCATATTCGTTCTCGAGAAGGCGTGTTTGGAGGTTGGCAAAGTCGGGAAG AATTTTCAGATCCTGAACTCAGATGACCATGCAAATTATCTAAGGAAGCAAAATCGAAATCCTGCCGATTATAGGCCTGACATCATTCATCAG ACGTGCTCCTCCGATTACTCCATGAA ACTAAATTGTCAACTCGAAGATGATGTTAGGCACTTCTCACGATATTTGATAGCCCCCTAG